The Candidatus Mycolicibacterium alkanivorans genome contains a region encoding:
- a CDS encoding MFS transporter, protein MDHDHPHYKWVVLSNTTLGILLASINASIVLISLPAIFRGIGLNPLAQGNVSYLLWMLMGYLVVTAVLVVPFGRLGDMFGRVKMYNVGFVVFTLAAVALSFDPFQLDGGAIWLIAWRVIQGIGGAMLMSSSSAILTDAFPANQRGMALGVNMVAAVAGSFLGLLIGGVLSEIHWQAIFWVGVPIGIIGTIWSVRSLKELGVRNPGRMDWAGTLTFGVGLTVLLIGITYGIQPHGDSTTGWSNPKVLGAIVAGLALLVVFCVVELRVAQPMVDIRLFRSAAFGMGNLAGLMSSVGRGGLQFMLIIWLQGIWLPLHGYSFESTPLWAGIYLLPATFGFLAAAPIAGSLADRLGARPFTVGGMVLMALTFVALLMIPVNFNYWVFALLVFLNGLGGGIFTAPNTAAIMSSVPVSQRGAASGVRATFFNAGSSLSIGIFFSLMIVGLAATLPDAMSRGLQEQGVSASVATEVANLPPVGSLFAAFLGYNPIAELLAPHNALHQPGVNVEVLTGKTFFPNLITEPFHSGLVVVFGAAALMMVIGAIASWFNPGRYAAEIVERIENPDAA, encoded by the coding sequence ATGGACCACGACCATCCGCACTACAAGTGGGTGGTCCTGTCCAACACCACGCTGGGCATCCTGCTGGCCTCGATCAACGCCTCGATCGTCCTGATCTCCCTGCCCGCGATCTTCCGTGGGATCGGCCTGAACCCGCTGGCACAAGGAAACGTCAGCTATCTGCTGTGGATGCTGATGGGCTATCTCGTCGTCACCGCGGTGCTGGTCGTTCCGTTCGGCCGGCTCGGCGACATGTTCGGCCGCGTGAAGATGTACAACGTCGGCTTCGTCGTGTTCACCCTCGCCGCCGTCGCGCTGTCGTTCGACCCGTTCCAACTCGACGGCGGCGCAATCTGGCTGATCGCCTGGCGGGTGATCCAGGGCATCGGCGGGGCGATGCTGATGTCGTCGTCCTCGGCCATCCTGACCGACGCGTTCCCGGCCAACCAGCGCGGCATGGCTCTAGGGGTCAACATGGTCGCCGCCGTCGCCGGCTCGTTCCTGGGCCTGCTGATCGGCGGGGTGCTCTCCGAGATCCACTGGCAGGCCATCTTCTGGGTCGGTGTACCAATCGGCATCATCGGCACGATCTGGAGTGTGCGCTCGCTGAAGGAACTGGGCGTGCGCAACCCGGGCCGGATGGACTGGGCGGGCACGCTGACCTTCGGTGTGGGCCTGACCGTGCTGCTGATCGGCATCACGTACGGCATCCAGCCCCACGGCGACTCCACCACCGGATGGTCCAACCCCAAGGTGCTCGGCGCCATCGTCGCCGGTCTGGCCCTGCTGGTGGTGTTCTGCGTCGTCGAACTTCGGGTGGCGCAGCCGATGGTCGACATCCGGTTGTTCCGTTCGGCGGCGTTCGGCATGGGCAACCTGGCCGGGTTGATGTCCTCGGTGGGCCGCGGCGGGCTGCAGTTCATGCTCATCATCTGGCTGCAGGGCATCTGGCTTCCCTTGCACGGCTACAGCTTCGAGTCCACCCCGCTGTGGGCCGGTATCTACCTGCTGCCGGCCACGTTCGGATTCCTGGCGGCTGCACCCATCGCCGGCTCGCTGGCCGACCGCCTCGGCGCGCGCCCGTTCACCGTCGGCGGGATGGTGCTGATGGCACTGACGTTCGTGGCGCTGCTGATGATCCCGGTCAACTTCAACTATTGGGTGTTCGCGCTGCTGGTGTTCCTCAACGGCCTCGGTGGTGGCATCTTCACCGCACCGAATACCGCAGCCATCATGTCCAGCGTCCCGGTATCGCAGCGTGGTGCGGCCTCCGGAGTTCGGGCCACCTTCTTCAACGCGGGCTCGTCGTTGTCGATCGGAATCTTCTTCTCGCTCATGATCGTCGGATTGGCCGCCACACTGCCTGACGCGATGAGCCGCGGATTGCAGGAACAGGGAGTGTCGGCCTCGGTGGCCACCGAGGTGGCCAACCTGCCTCCGGTCGGCAGCCTGTTCGCGGCGTTCCTCGGCTACAACCCGATCGCCGAACTGCTGGCACCGCACAATGCGCTGCACCAGCCGGGAGTCAACGTCGAAGTGCTGACCGGAAAGACGTTCTTCCCCAACCTCATCACCGAGCCGTTCCACTCCGGTCTGGTGGTGGTGTTCGGCGCAGCCGCGCTGATGATGGTGATCGGAGCCATCGCCTCGTGGTTCAACCCGGGCCGCTACGCGGCCGAGATCGTCGAGCGCATCGAGAACCCCGACGCGGCATAG
- a CDS encoding cation-translocating P-type ATPase produces the protein MPTKRDVTPGTASGLVGLTSDEAARQLAVDGPNELPTALRRNIFGEAWDVIRQPMLLLLLGAGLVNFLLAEPLDGALLMAFVVVVIGISIYQEHKTENALAALRDLSSPRALVIRDGAQVRIAGRDVVRGDLLMLAEGDRVPADSVLVESANFSVDESALTGESVPVRKVSIDPSALAAAMGRPGGDATPWVFSGTLVVKGHAIAVAKETGAGTELGKIGAALRTIAPERTPLQREIDRLVKVLAVVGVMAATVVVVVYGLTRGDWLSGLLAGIATAMALLPEEFPVVLTVFMALGGWRMSQKNVLTRRPPVIETLGSATVLCVDKTGTLTLNRMTVQQLIADGQTHTCDDRELPESFHTLAEFAVLASPIDPFDPMDKAFRELGDRYLARGPHVHADWELIREYPLSESLLALSHVWRSPDGDHFVIAAKGAPEAIADLCHLDNDQLAILTSRVQDATSTGQRVLGVACARFDATATLPAKQHDFDFEFLGLVGLHDPVRPGVADAVAECQRAAIRTIMITGDYPGTALAIAEEIGLEHSAGCITGRELEAMPDTELAQRIRSVNVFARMVPEQKLRLVRALQTNGEVVGMTGDGVNDAPALRAADIGIAMGAHGTDVARESAALVITDDNFDSIVGGVRQGRGIFDNLRKAMAYVIAVHLPIVGMSLIPVFVADWPLVLLPVQIAFLELIIDPACSVVFEAEQIDPKIMDSPPRGLGEPMFGARVLTIAALQGFSALLATLAVYLWAVLGGQSGDVVRSVTFATLVVGNLALILVNRSWRLPVWRTVQERTNTALKWVLGGAAILLIAMLTIPALRHAFSFGPMTLSQWGVAVAAGLGGIAWFEIYKAVAGRQVASP, from the coding sequence GTGCCTACCAAGCGCGACGTGACTCCGGGAACTGCGAGTGGGCTGGTCGGCCTGACGTCGGACGAGGCGGCCCGCCAGTTGGCCGTCGACGGGCCAAACGAGCTGCCAACAGCCCTGCGGCGCAACATCTTCGGTGAGGCTTGGGATGTCATCCGCCAGCCGATGCTGCTGCTGCTGCTGGGCGCGGGGTTGGTCAACTTCCTGCTGGCCGAGCCACTTGACGGGGCCTTGTTGATGGCCTTCGTCGTCGTTGTGATTGGGATCTCGATCTATCAGGAGCACAAGACCGAGAACGCGTTGGCGGCGTTGCGGGACTTGTCCTCCCCGCGTGCCCTGGTGATACGAGACGGCGCGCAGGTTCGGATCGCCGGCCGGGACGTGGTCCGCGGCGACCTGCTGATGCTCGCCGAAGGCGATCGGGTGCCCGCCGACTCGGTGCTGGTGGAAAGCGCCAACTTCTCGGTCGACGAGTCGGCGCTCACCGGCGAGTCGGTGCCGGTCCGGAAAGTGTCCATCGACCCTTCGGCACTCGCGGCGGCGATGGGCCGGCCGGGCGGAGACGCGACCCCGTGGGTGTTCTCGGGCACGCTGGTGGTCAAGGGTCACGCCATTGCCGTGGCCAAGGAGACCGGAGCCGGCACCGAACTGGGCAAGATCGGTGCGGCGCTGAGGACGATCGCGCCCGAGCGCACACCACTTCAGCGCGAAATCGATCGTCTGGTCAAGGTTCTGGCCGTCGTGGGTGTGATGGCTGCGACGGTGGTCGTCGTCGTGTACGGACTGACTCGCGGCGACTGGCTGTCGGGTCTTCTCGCCGGCATCGCCACCGCGATGGCGCTTTTACCCGAAGAGTTTCCGGTGGTGCTCACCGTCTTCATGGCGCTGGGTGGGTGGCGGATGTCGCAGAAAAATGTGCTGACCCGCCGTCCGCCGGTCATCGAGACGCTGGGATCGGCGACGGTTCTGTGCGTGGACAAGACGGGCACCTTGACGCTCAACCGGATGACGGTGCAACAGCTCATCGCCGACGGGCAGACGCACACCTGCGACGACCGCGAGTTGCCCGAGTCCTTCCACACGCTGGCGGAGTTCGCCGTCCTGGCCTCGCCGATCGATCCGTTCGATCCGATGGACAAGGCGTTTCGGGAGCTCGGCGACCGCTACCTCGCCCGCGGTCCGCACGTACACGCGGACTGGGAGTTGATCCGCGAGTATCCGCTGTCGGAATCACTGCTGGCGCTGTCGCATGTATGGCGCTCCCCCGACGGCGACCACTTCGTGATCGCGGCCAAGGGCGCACCGGAGGCGATCGCCGATCTGTGCCATCTCGACAACGACCAACTTGCGATCTTGACCTCGCGGGTCCAGGACGCGACGTCTACTGGCCAGCGGGTGCTGGGCGTGGCCTGCGCCCGGTTCGACGCGACCGCCACTCTGCCGGCCAAGCAGCACGATTTCGACTTCGAGTTCCTGGGCCTGGTGGGTCTGCACGATCCGGTGCGCCCCGGTGTGGCCGACGCGGTCGCCGAGTGTCAACGGGCAGCGATTCGCACGATCATGATCACCGGCGACTATCCGGGTACTGCGCTGGCGATCGCCGAAGAGATCGGCTTGGAACACTCGGCGGGCTGCATCACCGGGCGTGAACTCGAGGCCATGCCCGATACCGAACTGGCCCAACGTATCCGCTCGGTGAACGTGTTCGCCCGCATGGTTCCCGAGCAGAAGCTGCGGTTGGTCCGGGCGTTGCAGACCAACGGCGAGGTGGTCGGGATGACCGGCGACGGCGTCAACGACGCGCCCGCGCTGCGGGCGGCCGATATCGGCATCGCGATGGGGGCCCATGGCACCGACGTGGCCCGGGAGTCGGCAGCCCTGGTGATCACCGACGACAACTTCGACTCGATCGTCGGCGGAGTGCGGCAGGGCCGCGGCATCTTCGACAATCTCCGTAAAGCGATGGCCTACGTGATCGCGGTGCACCTTCCCATCGTCGGCATGTCGTTGATCCCGGTGTTCGTCGCCGACTGGCCGCTCGTTCTCTTGCCGGTGCAGATCGCGTTCCTGGAATTGATCATCGACCCGGCCTGCTCGGTGGTCTTCGAGGCCGAGCAGATCGATCCCAAGATCATGGACTCGCCACCGCGCGGCCTGGGCGAACCGATGTTCGGTGCCAGGGTGCTGACAATAGCTGCACTGCAAGGCTTCTCGGCGCTGCTGGCTACCCTGGCCGTGTACCTGTGGGCGGTGTTGGGCGGGCAATCCGGCGACGTCGTCCGGTCAGTGACTTTTGCCACCCTCGTCGTCGGTAACCTCGCACTGATTCTGGTGAATCGCTCGTGGCGCCTGCCGGTCTGGCGAACAGTCCAGGAGCGCACGAACACTGCCTTGAAGTGGGTCCTCGGTGGGGCCGCGATCCTTCTCATCGCGATGCTGACCATCCCGGCTCTGCGTCACGCCTTCAGTTTCGGACCGATGACGCTCAGTCAATGGGGTGTGGCCGTCGCCGCGGGACTTGGCGGCATCGCCTGGTTCGAGATCTACAAGGCCGTCGCTGGACGGCAGGTGGCCTCACCGTGA
- the thiC gene encoding phosphomethylpyrimidine synthase ThiC gives MTDLFVDPTVTTGPIAGSTKVYTQLGDGARVPSRRVHTADGEHLDLYDTSGPYTDPGAVIDLRAGLPPRPGVVHDRGTQLQRARAGEITSEMAFIAAREAVPVELVRDEVARGRAVIPANHNHPESEPMIIGKAFAVKVNANIGNSAVSSSIEEEVDKMVWAIRWGADTIMDLSTGADIHTTREWILRNSPVPVGTVPIYQALEKVNGDPTRLNWEVYRDTVIEQCEQGVDYMTVHAGVLLRHIPLTAQRVTGIVSRGGSIMAAWCLAHHRESFLYTNFNELCEILARYDVTFSLGDGLRPGSIADANDEAQFAELRTLGELTTVAKSLGVQVMIEGPGHVPMHKIVENVRLEEELCEEAPFYTLGPLATDIAPGYDHITSAIGAAIIAQAGTAMLCYVTPKEHLGLPNRKDVKDGVIAYKIAAHAADLAKGHPQAQRRDDALSKARFEFRWKDQFALSLDPDTARDFHDETLPAEPAKTAHFCSMCGPKFCSMRITQDIRDAMAAKSEEFAAHGNRVYIPLEHSQP, from the coding sequence ATGACCGATCTGTTTGTCGACCCGACCGTCACCACCGGCCCCATCGCGGGCAGCACGAAGGTGTACACCCAGCTCGGCGACGGCGCCCGGGTGCCGTCCCGGCGCGTACACACCGCCGACGGCGAACACCTCGACCTGTACGACACCTCCGGCCCGTACACCGACCCCGGCGCGGTGATCGACCTGCGTGCGGGGCTGCCGCCGCGACCGGGCGTGGTCCATGACCGCGGCACGCAGCTGCAGCGGGCCAGGGCCGGAGAGATCACCTCCGAGATGGCCTTCATCGCCGCGCGCGAGGCAGTGCCCGTCGAGCTGGTGCGCGACGAGGTCGCCCGCGGACGCGCGGTGATACCGGCCAACCACAACCACCCCGAGAGCGAGCCGATGATCATCGGCAAGGCCTTCGCGGTGAAGGTCAACGCCAACATCGGCAACTCGGCGGTGTCCTCCTCGATCGAGGAGGAAGTCGACAAGATGGTGTGGGCAATCCGGTGGGGCGCGGACACCATCATGGACCTGTCCACCGGCGCCGACATCCACACCACCCGCGAGTGGATCCTGCGCAATTCCCCCGTCCCGGTCGGCACCGTGCCGATCTACCAGGCCTTGGAGAAGGTCAACGGTGATCCCACCCGGCTGAACTGGGAGGTCTACCGCGACACCGTGATCGAGCAGTGCGAACAGGGTGTCGACTACATGACCGTGCACGCCGGAGTGCTGCTGCGCCACATTCCGCTGACCGCGCAGCGGGTCACCGGGATCGTCAGCCGCGGCGGATCGATCATGGCCGCGTGGTGCCTGGCGCATCATCGGGAATCGTTCCTGTACACCAACTTCAACGAGCTCTGCGAGATCCTGGCGCGCTACGACGTGACGTTCTCGCTGGGCGACGGGCTGCGGCCGGGATCGATCGCCGACGCCAACGACGAGGCGCAGTTCGCCGAACTGCGCACGCTGGGTGAGCTGACAACGGTGGCGAAATCCCTTGGCGTGCAAGTGATGATCGAGGGCCCCGGCCACGTACCGATGCACAAGATCGTCGAAAACGTGCGCCTCGAGGAGGAGCTGTGCGAGGAAGCACCGTTCTACACGCTGGGACCGCTGGCCACCGACATCGCTCCGGGCTACGACCACATCACCTCGGCGATCGGTGCGGCGATCATCGCGCAGGCCGGCACGGCGATGCTGTGTTACGTCACCCCCAAGGAGCATCTGGGACTGCCGAATCGCAAGGACGTCAAGGACGGGGTGATCGCGTACAAGATCGCCGCGCACGCCGCCGATCTGGCCAAGGGGCATCCCCAAGCCCAGCGGCGTGACGACGCCCTGTCCAAGGCACGCTTCGAGTTCCGCTGGAAAGACCAGTTCGCGCTGTCGCTCGACCCTGACACCGCACGCGATTTCCACGACGAGACGCTGCCTGCCGAGCCGGCCAAGACCGCGCACTTCTGCTCGATGTGCGGGCCCAAGTTCTGCTCGATGCGCATCACTCAGGACATCCGCGATGCGATGGCCGCCAAATCCGAGGAGTTCGCCGCACACGGCAACCGGGTCTACATCCCTCTGGAACACTCACAGCCGTGA
- a CDS encoding 2-thiouracil desulfurase family protein, whose protein sequence is MLLDNLRDERGRRVVLVSHCLLNENTRYAGGATRSGAVVEAVEELAAAGYGIHQLPCPERLAWGGVLKRRSLWLYDSKGGPLYPLRGVLLTAFIWWTKAVYKRLARQVAREVADYQRSGIAVDGIVGIGASPSCGVMTTLDLRTSLEVVASCPAAALTRDVMNEQAVLGCRRAGEGLFVRALDRELKRHRLTVPAIEHDLATELRGDRQALLAVKPPRTLGSAPTASSGHGEATCRPATAL, encoded by the coding sequence GTGCTGCTCGACAATCTGCGGGATGAACGCGGTCGCCGCGTCGTCCTCGTATCGCACTGCCTCCTCAACGAGAACACCCGCTATGCGGGCGGAGCGACGCGATCAGGTGCAGTGGTCGAGGCTGTCGAAGAACTGGCTGCAGCGGGATACGGCATACATCAGCTGCCCTGCCCGGAACGGCTCGCATGGGGCGGCGTGCTCAAACGTCGCAGTCTGTGGCTCTACGACTCGAAAGGCGGTCCGCTGTATCCGCTGCGGGGTGTTCTGCTCACTGCCTTCATCTGGTGGACCAAGGCCGTCTACAAGCGCCTCGCCCGCCAGGTTGCGCGTGAGGTGGCCGATTATCAACGCTCAGGGATCGCGGTCGATGGCATAGTCGGGATCGGCGCGTCACCCTCCTGTGGGGTGATGACCACTCTCGATCTGCGGACTTCACTCGAAGTGGTTGCGAGTTGTCCGGCGGCGGCACTTACTCGAGACGTGATGAACGAGCAAGCTGTGCTCGGATGCCGTCGTGCTGGTGAGGGTCTGTTTGTCCGAGCACTCGACCGAGAACTCAAGCGGCACAGATTGACCGTGCCGGCCATTGAGCATGACCTCGCTACCGAACTGCGCGGTGATCGGCAGGCACTCCTCGCGGTCAAGCCGCCTCGGACGCTGGGCAGCGCACCTACTGCCTCGTCTGGTCACGGTGAGGCCACCTGCCGTCCAGCGACGGCCTTGTAG